One region of Halohasta litchfieldiae genomic DNA includes:
- a CDS encoding ISH3-like element ISHla1 family transposase: MSKTKQADGEIHEDQLLNFLVNRLDEEVSLSLANNAEITAEDIYEVLVGACADGTSVSTLCASSQNSPAGNTVLYHLRTKFEPERLERVANTLLRKDLDELLPEQVEVCADLHLRPYYGDEDDTDGLYHSVAKRGTTAFHAYATLYARVKNKRYTLAVRRLKDGDTASSVLAEFFGVLDGLDAGVKAVYLDRGFYDSKCLTLLQAHNYAYVIPIIRWGEAIQQELSEGWSRVIQHDLTGKLDGHSWTVDFPVYIDCTYLNGKYDENGVARHGYAADAPFIDSPRDARYHYSKRFGIESSYRLFEQAIATTTTRDPTVRLLYVVVSLLLQNVWRYLHYEYVATPRRGGRRLWWWPYKEFVNMIRRAAWTALAVRRAVPANRPPDDRFHR, from the coding sequence GTGTCTAAAACCAAACAAGCAGACGGTGAGATCCACGAGGACCAGCTTCTTAACTTTCTCGTCAACCGCCTTGACGAGGAAGTTTCGCTCTCGTTAGCCAATAACGCTGAAATCACTGCTGAAGACATCTATGAGGTCCTCGTCGGCGCTTGCGCCGACGGGACCTCTGTCTCTACGCTCTGTGCGTCGAGCCAGAACTCACCCGCTGGGAACACGGTCCTCTACCATCTTCGGACGAAGTTCGAGCCGGAACGGCTCGAACGAGTCGCTAACACGCTCCTGCGAAAGGATCTCGATGAATTGCTCCCCGAACAGGTGGAGGTCTGCGCAGACCTCCACCTGCGGCCCTACTACGGTGACGAAGACGACACAGACGGCCTCTATCACTCGGTAGCGAAGCGTGGAACCACTGCGTTCCACGCCTATGCCACACTCTACGCGCGTGTGAAGAACAAACGCTACACGCTGGCGGTACGCCGTCTCAAAGACGGCGATACCGCAAGTAGTGTCCTCGCTGAGTTCTTCGGTGTCCTCGACGGCCTTGACGCCGGGGTCAAGGCCGTCTACCTTGATCGCGGATTCTACGACAGTAAGTGTCTCACGCTGCTTCAGGCGCACAATTACGCGTACGTGATCCCGATCATCCGGTGGGGTGAGGCGATTCAGCAAGAGCTCTCGGAAGGATGGAGTCGCGTCATTCAGCATGATCTGACGGGGAAACTCGACGGTCACAGCTGGACCGTCGATTTTCCCGTCTACATCGACTGTACGTACCTAAATGGGAAGTATGACGAGAACGGTGTGGCGCGTCACGGCTACGCCGCTGACGCGCCGTTCATCGACTCACCACGGGACGCTCGATACCACTACTCGAAACGCTTCGGTATCGAGTCAAGCTATCGCTTGTTTGAGCAAGCGATAGCGACAACGACAACACGAGATCCAACGGTACGGCTGCTGTACGTGGTGGTGAGTCTCCTCTTACAGAACGTCTGGCGGTACCTTCACTACGAGTATGTGGCGACGCCCCGCCGAGGCGGGCGTCGCCTCTGGTGGTGGCCGTACAAGGAGTTCGTCAATATGATTCGACGAGCTGCGTGGACGGCCCTCGCGGTGCGTCGGGCCGTCCCCGCGAATCGGCCACCTGACGACCGATTCCACCGCTAA
- a CDS encoding M48 family metalloprotease: MKIYQAHYETQEGLGPKPALEYECEQLQTQGALEIFTKDYSYYGGKAYILDTDTNEIIEIYVAHPLYTLSSVLLVSYAAILLLTGFETSLADLFGELFATVLPVSAIIVAFVPEMIINRQPNGFRTANYPDNKLPDMQPVAFLNKVTFSKLVYLNYISAGILLHSEIFNSIHILSPVYFLGIGAIILLQKNAHDPATDKTVFLSVFALFPYGITTLNLLIYSQWERMIIDVIDVWVRTIQLTNELVAKIVQVSLIGLNTDQGKIIAEFTRNLIASLRFVSELLAAISQTPLVGLIITNLLILYVLTHLKQNLDSPSDPFGMYTHPPNITDKKYLRIGMSLILCVYIMTSLGILLSQLFGYPFIPIGAVTSGILIFWPLGIILPAGIAVWYRHRSDRTAINDIDVGNHQFEIESIPVVVKDIIKKGKLAFVLPNSGKPVIIVDQQLCNKLSDDEMKAICYHELYHVNHDSIRYQTRIETPIIGTLLFFLFTNLEKIYNDEYRADEFAAQQVSAETVIDALRKAESLKQTNDKSKIKAEIDQGWWGYLELFCSPPVLSIYSPPTKDRIMRLEALSI, encoded by the coding sequence GTGAAAATTTACCAAGCACACTACGAGACCCAAGAAGGACTCGGGCCCAAACCGGCTCTAGAATACGAGTGTGAACAGTTACAAACACAAGGTGCCTTAGAGATCTTCACCAAAGACTACAGTTACTATGGAGGAAAAGCATACATACTTGATACTGACACTAACGAAATTATAGAAATATACGTAGCACATCCACTCTACACGCTTAGTTCAGTGTTGTTAGTGAGTTATGCAGCAATCCTCTTGTTGACTGGATTTGAAACAAGTCTAGCCGATCTCTTTGGAGAGTTGTTCGCTACAGTACTACCGGTTTCAGCAATAATAGTTGCGTTTGTACCAGAAATGATAATTAATAGGCAGCCCAACGGGTTCCGAACTGCGAATTATCCAGATAATAAATTACCGGATATGCAACCAGTTGCATTTCTGAACAAGGTTACATTCTCAAAACTGGTCTATCTGAATTATATTTCCGCAGGGATATTATTGCATAGTGAAATATTTAATAGCATACACATTCTTAGCCCTGTTTACTTTCTCGGAATCGGAGCCATTATTTTACTTCAAAAAAACGCCCATGACCCAGCAACGGACAAAACCGTATTTTTATCAGTATTCGCATTATTCCCGTATGGAATCACAACACTGAATCTTCTAATCTATTCACAGTGGGAAAGGATGATAATCGATGTTATTGATGTCTGGGTGAGAACTATACAGTTAACCAATGAGTTGGTGGCCAAGATAGTCCAGGTCTCGCTGATAGGCCTCAATACAGACCAAGGCAAAATAATAGCTGAATTTACCAGAAATTTGATAGCAAGTTTGCGGTTTGTGAGTGAGTTACTCGCAGCAATATCTCAAACTCCGCTAGTAGGACTCATTATAACAAATTTGCTGATATTATATGTTTTGACCCACCTCAAACAAAATCTTGATTCGCCGAGCGACCCGTTCGGGATGTACACTCACCCACCAAATATTACCGATAAAAAATATTTACGAATCGGTATGTCACTGATATTATGCGTATATATCATGACTTCGCTTGGGATTTTACTTTCACAGCTGTTTGGGTATCCATTCATTCCAATCGGTGCAGTGACCAGTGGAATATTGATTTTCTGGCCATTAGGTATAATTCTCCCAGCAGGCATTGCCGTGTGGTATCGACATCGCAGCGATCGTACAGCAATCAATGATATTGACGTGGGTAATCATCAGTTTGAAATTGAGAGCATTCCCGTAGTAGTCAAAGATATTATTAAAAAAGGAAAATTAGCGTTTGTGTTACCGAATTCGGGCAAACCAGTGATTATAGTAGACCAACAACTCTGTAATAAACTGTCCGATGACGAAATGAAAGCAATCTGTTATCACGAATTGTACCACGTCAACCACGACTCAATCAGGTACCAGACTCGAATTGAGACCCCAATAATTGGAACCCTGTTGTTCTTTTTATTCACAAATCTTGAGAAAATCTATAACGATGAGTACCGTGCAGATGAGTTTGCTGCCCAGCAGGTCAGTGCTGAGACGGTCATAGATGCACTTCGAAAGGCAGAGTCATTGAAGCAAACCAACGATAAGTCAAAAATAAAAGCTGAAATCGACCAAGGGTGGTGGGGTTATCTTGAATTATTCTGTTCGCCCCCTGTGCTATCAATATATTCACCACCAACAAAGGATCGAATCATGCGATTAGAGGCACTGTCTATTTGA
- a CDS encoding DUF6036 family nucleotidyltransferase, which yields MRPTFGREYIENEFQRITEELSNPLTVYLIGGGAMSLRDLKGATKDIDLVVADGDTYGQLWAVLMDLGYAEVQPLDADYRALGATSCVENDDRCRLDIFNQQVANKLVLTDGMQERSEPFLNTDRLTVRLVSNEDIFLFKLIAGRDDDIEDMNMLVQAGLDYDVVRDELEAQIERLDDDQFATFANEALVELEERYGVTTPIEARVQELTNRYYRGLEVLQALDEPMTVDELVVELELDTNEVHDRIAYLAKFDRVRRDGDTVSLVE from the coding sequence ATGAGACCAACATTCGGACGAGAATATATCGAGAACGAGTTCCAGCGAATCACAGAAGAGCTGTCTAACCCGCTTACAGTCTACTTAATTGGTGGGGGCGCGATGTCGCTGCGCGATCTCAAGGGGGCGACGAAGGATATCGACCTAGTCGTCGCTGACGGCGATACGTACGGCCAGCTGTGGGCTGTTCTGATGGATCTCGGGTATGCGGAGGTGCAACCGCTGGATGCTGATTATCGGGCCCTAGGTGCGACCAGCTGCGTTGAGAACGACGATAGATGCCGCCTCGACATCTTCAACCAGCAGGTAGCGAATAAGCTCGTGCTCACCGACGGTATGCAGGAGCGTAGCGAGCCGTTCCTCAACACGGACCGATTGACGGTTCGGCTGGTCAGCAACGAGGATATCTTCCTGTTCAAACTGATCGCAGGCCGCGACGACGACATTGAGGATATGAATATGCTTGTACAGGCTGGCCTCGACTATGACGTCGTCCGGGATGAACTCGAAGCCCAGATCGAACGCCTAGACGACGATCAGTTCGCCACGTTCGCGAACGAAGCCTTGGTCGAACTTGAGGAGCGGTACGGGGTGACCACGCCAATTGAGGCCCGCGTTCAGGAGCTCACGAATAGGTATTACCGGGGGCTTGAAGTTCTACAGGCACTCGACGAACCGATGACCGTCGACGAACTGGTCGTTGAACTGGAGCTGGATACGAATGAGGTTCACGATCGGATCGCGTATCTTGCAAAATTTGACCGGGTACGCCGAGATGGTGACACAGTCAGTCTGGTTGAGTAA
- a CDS encoding MarR family transcriptional regulator, with protein MLRRIELEVLAIVERGDTISELATKLDHSESYLSRAVTDLVEKGLLYTERDGRRKRVVPSDARAVEIYQDLVRQHSHIDFSELLTGKTFEVLYYLDQPRTVTDLAARTDNYRNTVNRVLKRLRNRGLVGTTDSLYQFNGDFDRLHEFARELAHRLHRRRLESVAPNGTILWEDHSEFLAQTQTEVDAEGFHETGLARFAAFDLQFLLTSHRYYVYSEDHSSVSPAELCCHTLLIDDDTRHRSYCLLLFSHVDVDGSDLRERAAKYGLVDEIDALVRYLDTHGEVDDDRFPEWDEFQELAADYEVDLPQ; from the coding sequence GTGCTCCGGCGTATCGAACTTGAAGTCCTCGCCATCGTCGAACGCGGCGACACAATCTCCGAGCTTGCAACGAAGCTCGACCACAGCGAGAGCTATCTCTCTCGTGCCGTGACGGACCTCGTCGAAAAAGGGTTGCTCTACACGGAACGGGACGGCCGTCGGAAGCGAGTCGTTCCCTCGGATGCCCGGGCTGTAGAAATCTACCAGGATCTCGTCCGGCAGCACTCCCACATCGACTTCTCGGAACTGTTGACGGGGAAGACCTTCGAGGTCCTCTATTATCTCGATCAGCCGCGAACCGTCACGGACCTCGCTGCACGGACTGATAACTACCGTAACACCGTTAATCGGGTACTCAAACGGCTCCGTAACCGCGGCCTCGTCGGGACGACCGACAGTCTGTACCAGTTCAACGGTGACTTCGACCGACTCCACGAGTTCGCACGTGAACTCGCACACCGTCTCCATCGTCGACGGCTTGAATCCGTCGCCCCGAACGGGACCATTCTTTGGGAAGACCACAGCGAATTTCTCGCACAGACCCAAACAGAGGTCGACGCAGAGGGATTCCACGAAACTGGACTCGCTCGATTCGCGGCCTTCGATCTTCAGTTTCTGTTAACCAGTCACCGCTACTACGTCTATTCTGAGGATCACAGCTCAGTCTCGCCAGCAGAGTTATGTTGTCACACGTTGCTGATTGACGACGATACTCGCCATCGCTCGTACTGTCTCCTGTTGTTCAGTCATGTCGACGTCGACGGGAGCGACCTTCGTGAGCGAGCGGCGAAATACGGGCTCGTCGACGAAATCGACGCCTTGGTCCGCTACCTCGATACGCATGGTGAAGTCGACGACGACCGCTTCCCGGAGTGGGACGAGTTCCAGGAGCTGGCGGCTGATTACGAGGTTGACCTACCACAATGA
- a CDS encoding orc1/cdc6 family replication initiation protein, with product MGIFERDTDIYRDRDALREDYQPEELVGRDEELRAYQTALQPVINAEQPNNIFLYGKTGVGKTAATRYLLSHLKEDVKQYEDIDFNLVFLNCDGLISSYQIATRLVNELRDDSNQISTTGYPRSSVYEMLWEELDELGGTVLVVLDEVDHVQDDSILYQLPRARANGNLSSTKIGIIGISNDFSFRDDLSPKVKSSLCEQEIHFPAYDADDLQKILTQRATVAFYDDVLDDAVIPLCAAYGAKDAGDARQSIDLLMKTGDIARDDNSEIVTEEHVERGRRNLERGRIEEGINGLTQHGHLVLYALLTLDLEQETPVRSRDIRPRYSLFAERAGRDPLVPRRMRDHLSELAMLGLISVTERNEGRRGGTYREYDMDMSPELILSALDDVLNDVGVHESVKQHLISDTESEETTALTDFS from the coding sequence ATGGGAATCTTCGAACGAGATACAGACATCTACCGTGACCGAGACGCCCTTCGCGAAGATTATCAGCCGGAAGAACTCGTCGGTCGAGACGAGGAACTCCGAGCTTATCAGACTGCACTTCAACCCGTGATCAACGCCGAACAACCGAACAATATCTTCCTCTACGGTAAAACAGGGGTCGGGAAGACTGCCGCAACACGGTATCTCTTGTCTCACCTCAAAGAGGACGTTAAACAGTACGAAGACATTGATTTCAATCTCGTTTTCCTGAACTGCGACGGATTGATTTCCTCGTACCAAATCGCGACACGGCTCGTCAACGAACTTCGTGACGATTCGAATCAGATCAGTACCACCGGATATCCACGCTCGAGCGTCTACGAGATGTTGTGGGAGGAACTTGACGAGCTCGGTGGCACCGTTCTTGTCGTACTTGATGAAGTCGACCATGTCCAGGACGATTCGATCCTGTATCAGCTCCCACGCGCTCGGGCAAATGGGAATCTCTCGTCGACAAAGATAGGAATCATTGGGATTTCCAATGATTTCTCCTTCCGTGACGATCTTTCGCCGAAAGTTAAAAGTTCCCTTTGCGAACAGGAGATTCATTTCCCCGCCTACGACGCAGATGACCTACAGAAGATACTCACCCAGCGAGCTACGGTTGCCTTCTACGATGATGTCCTCGACGATGCTGTCATCCCACTCTGTGCAGCATACGGTGCGAAAGATGCCGGAGACGCCAGACAGTCAATCGATCTGCTCATGAAGACCGGTGACATTGCTCGCGATGATAACAGCGAAATCGTTACTGAGGAGCACGTGGAACGAGGTCGGCGTAATCTCGAACGCGGTCGTATCGAGGAGGGGATTAATGGTCTCACCCAGCATGGCCACCTCGTGTTGTATGCATTGTTGACGCTCGATCTCGAACAGGAGACACCGGTTCGTTCGCGGGACATCCGGCCACGGTACTCTTTATTTGCGGAACGGGCGGGACGTGATCCACTCGTACCACGCCGAATGCGTGATCACCTATCGGAGCTTGCGATGCTTGGACTGATCTCGGTCACCGAACGAAACGAAGGGCGCCGTGGAGGAACGTACCGTGAATACGACATGGACATGAGTCCAGAACTGATTCTCAGCGCGTTAGATGACGTTCTCAATGATGTTGGTGTTCACGAATCGGTGAAGCAGCACCTCATTTCGGATACTGAATCCGAAGAAACGACCGCGTTAACCGATTTCTCTTAG
- a CDS encoding archaellin/type IV pilin N-terminal domain-containing protein, with amino-acid sequence MNIDNDRGQVGIGTLIVFIAMVLVAAIAAGVLINTAGLLQTQAEATGEESTEQVADRLQIQSATGNVDSSVTPTEINYFNLTVTKSPGAGDIQLNETSYQIVTDGAVETGILNSSEVTIANVTSATNDNVITERSDRYNIKFDLNQSSTNITGQGLVGGESVSVTLTTAPGASTVTELRVPDSLVSRSAVSL; translated from the coding sequence ATGAATATAGACAATGACAGAGGTCAAGTCGGGATTGGAACACTGATCGTGTTCATCGCGATGGTCCTCGTAGCCGCGATTGCAGCAGGCGTACTGATTAATACAGCTGGACTCCTTCAAACGCAGGCTGAAGCCACTGGTGAGGAATCTACAGAGCAGGTTGCTGACCGACTCCAGATTCAGAGTGCAACTGGAAATGTTGACAGTTCTGTTACCCCTACAGAAATCAACTATTTCAACCTCACTGTGACGAAATCACCCGGTGCAGGCGATATTCAACTTAATGAGACAAGCTACCAAATAGTCACAGATGGGGCAGTTGAAACGGGGATTCTAAATTCGAGTGAAGTGACTATTGCAAATGTCACCTCAGCCACCAACGATAACGTCATCACTGAGCGATCAGATCGCTACAATATCAAGTTCGATCTGAATCAAAGTAGTACCAACATCACAGGTCAGGGTCTGGTAGGTGGAGAGTCAGTTAGTGTAACCCTCACAACGGCCCCAGGTGCCTCAACGGTGACGGAACTCCGAGTTCCGGATTCGCTGGTGAGCCGCTCGGCGGTGAGTCTATAG
- a CDS encoding archaellin/type IV pilin N-terminal domain-containing protein → MFSKLFNNEDRGQVGIGTLIVFIAMVLVAAIAAGVLINTAGLLQTQAEATGEESTEQVSDRINIQSATGNVTDSGDIDQFNLTLTKSAGAGDIQLNETSYQIVTDGAVKTGVLSGNATVIGAITSETPDNVITDRSDRYEVQFNISTVGGAPTYPDQEIIGTALQGGESVRVTLTTAAGASTVAELRVPDSLVDKSAVSL, encoded by the coding sequence ATGTTCAGTAAACTATTCAATAACGAGGATCGCGGTCAGGTCGGTATCGGGACGCTCATCGTGTTCATCGCGATGGTCCTTGTCGCCGCGATCGCAGCGGGCGTCCTGATTAATACTGCTGGACTCCTCCAAACGCAGGCTGAAGCAACTGGTGAAGAATCCACCGAGCAGGTCAGTGACCGAATCAATATCCAGAGTGCAACAGGAAATGTAACTGATAGTGGTGATATTGACCAGTTCAATCTCACCCTAACGAAATCTGCGGGCGCGGGTGATATTCAACTCAATGAGACTAGCTACCAGATCGTCACAGATGGGGCGGTCAAAACCGGTGTACTCAGTGGTAACGCAACTGTAATTGGGGCTATCACATCTGAAACCCCTGATAACGTGATCACTGATCGATCAGACCGGTATGAGGTCCAATTCAATATCAGTACTGTCGGTGGAGCTCCTACGTACCCTGATCAAGAGATTATTGGCACTGCTCTCCAAGGCGGCGAATCGGTTCGGGTAACTCTCACAACTGCTGCTGGAGCTTCGACAGTTGCCGAACTCCGAGTCCCCGACTCGTTAGTTGACAAAAGCGCTGTGAGCCTGTAG
- the uppS gene encoding polyprenyl diphosphate synthase — translation MYSWLSRQLRRAYEQVLRREIGEGPTHVGIIQDGNRRYARKQGDETPEGHRAGASTSEQVLNWCEQLDIAELTLYAFSTENFDRPPEEREPLFDIIESKLYELADSKRVHDTEVRIRAIGEIDRLPDRVQEAITYAEAETADYDRFRLNVALAYGGRNELLRATREATAAVDAGELALEEIDVETVESHLYRQPIRDVDLIIRTGGDERTSNFLPWHANGNEAAVYFCAPYWPEFSKVDFLRGIRTYEAREESWQQTKVDRAVTLIQALGEVELTEARGIGRRLHEQLPGRGLEEVTDELPTQHSAASEEPTETEHTQTKPAD, via the coding sequence ATGTATTCGTGGCTGAGTCGACAACTACGGCGGGCATATGAGCAGGTGCTCCGCCGTGAGATCGGCGAGGGGCCGACCCACGTCGGAATTATTCAAGATGGGAATCGGCGATATGCCCGCAAGCAAGGCGACGAGACGCCAGAGGGCCACCGGGCGGGGGCCAGTACCTCCGAACAGGTGCTTAATTGGTGTGAGCAACTCGATATCGCGGAGCTGACACTGTATGCGTTTTCGACCGAGAACTTCGATCGGCCGCCCGAAGAGCGTGAACCACTGTTCGACATCATCGAATCGAAACTGTACGAACTCGCCGACAGCAAACGAGTTCACGACACTGAGGTCCGTATTCGGGCCATCGGCGAGATTGATAGGCTTCCCGACCGCGTTCAGGAGGCAATCACCTACGCGGAGGCCGAAACGGCCGACTACGACCGCTTCCGACTCAACGTCGCGCTGGCCTACGGCGGCCGCAACGAACTGCTCCGGGCGACCCGCGAGGCGACCGCCGCCGTCGACGCGGGTGAGCTCGCCCTGGAAGAGATCGACGTCGAAACAGTCGAATCCCATCTCTACCGTCAGCCGATCCGGGATGTCGACCTCATTATCCGAACCGGCGGCGACGAGCGGACCTCGAACTTCCTGCCGTGGCACGCCAACGGCAACGAGGCCGCGGTCTATTTCTGTGCGCCTTACTGGCCGGAGTTTTCGAAAGTCGATTTCCTCCGTGGCATTCGGACCTACGAAGCCCGCGAGGAGTCCTGGCAGCAGACCAAGGTCGACCGCGCAGTTACGCTCATCCAAGCACTCGGAGAAGTCGAACTCACAGAGGCCCGTGGGATCGGGCGTCGACTCCACGAGCAACTGCCGGGTCGGGGTCTCGAAGAAGTCACCGACGAACTCCCCACTCAGCACTCAGCCGCATCCGAAGAGCCCACCGAGACGGAGCACACACAAACAAAGCCCGCCGATTGA
- a CDS encoding ABC transporter ATP-binding protein gives MTRLPLIDCVNLSRSYGRGGSRSRWFRRGNTETPTVTALSNIDLQIERGEIVGCAGPSGSGKSTLLHLLAGLDMPTTGTVSFDGTDLSSLSDRARTRHRLDHVGIVFQHFHLLESLSARANVALPLVELGRPKSERRERATELLEAMGLGDRVTHRPTQLSGGEQQRVAIARALVTEPDLVIADEPTGELDTQTGKRVLSRFREVATELDAAVVIASHDEPTLAIADRLVRMRDGRIEDIEILSEDDGPQDDRPAKKSAQLNQGR, from the coding sequence ATGACACGCTTGCCACTTATTGACTGTGTGAATCTGAGTCGGTCCTACGGACGTGGTGGTAGTCGAAGTCGTTGGTTTCGGAGGGGAAATACTGAAACGCCGACTGTCACTGCCCTCTCGAATATCGATCTACAGATCGAACGCGGCGAGATCGTCGGCTGTGCAGGTCCAAGTGGGAGTGGCAAATCGACGCTCTTGCATCTGTTGGCCGGTCTCGATATGCCGACCACGGGAACCGTCTCGTTCGACGGGACCGACCTGAGTTCGCTGTCCGACCGGGCCCGAACCCGCCACCGACTCGACCACGTCGGGATCGTTTTTCAGCATTTTCATCTCCTTGAGTCGCTGTCGGCTCGCGCCAACGTCGCCCTCCCGCTTGTCGAACTTGGTCGACCGAAATCAGAACGCCGCGAGCGGGCGACAGAGCTCCTAGAAGCGATGGGGCTTGGCGACCGGGTGACACACCGACCGACACAGCTCAGCGGCGGCGAACAACAACGCGTTGCGATCGCGCGGGCGTTGGTGACTGAGCCGGATCTCGTGATCGCCGACGAACCGACCGGCGAGCTCGATACCCAGACCGGCAAGCGTGTTCTTTCGCGGTTTCGAGAGGTCGCAACCGAACTCGACGCTGCGGTCGTGATCGCCTCACACGACGAGCCGACGCTGGCGATCGCCGATCGACTCGTCCGGATGCGTGATGGTCGAATCGAAGACATAGAGATACTCTCTGAGGACGATGGGCCGCAAGACGATCGCCCAGCTAAGAAGTCTGCACAGCTGAATCAGGGGCGATAA
- a CDS encoding FtsX-like permease family protein, translating to MGLASLFQRVVGLLGVSFRRTYVRATQTAPGRTWLSVGGVALAVGLMVVVTGIGVGIATQSTVYSENVDYWITPETDGGSSALVDADSPQFGSVHPTAADLTAMDSIKYASPVLQQPIRLETDSGGAEYVLAVGIVGHPEFTEIADTMTAGLTPGDPYYANGTWTGEVVLSAGAAELLSASEGDRVNVTRPQAGSERNFSVVTVDPGTQSGSQFPIAVMQLSELQAITGGNVNDEAGQIVVSSTDPDIEPMLANIYPRSTVSTRAGLNAQAVFEEELPLALSVTSAIIAIVIGTLFVMTTTGLSVASDRGKIATLAAIGISRRTRFGLLASEILTITAVGGVVGVVLGAGGIRVTNIVAQQTLTSGDVASADPIVIGFGFVISGVIGLLVLPYLAVLLSRVGRAREVGR from the coding sequence ATGGGTCTGGCTAGTCTCTTTCAACGGGTCGTCGGACTCCTCGGTGTCAGTTTCCGTCGCACGTACGTCCGTGCGACACAAACGGCTCCCGGTCGGACGTGGCTGAGTGTCGGAGGTGTGGCTCTCGCGGTCGGCCTGATGGTCGTCGTCACAGGGATCGGTGTCGGGATCGCAACCCAGTCGACAGTCTACAGCGAGAACGTCGACTACTGGATCACGCCCGAAACCGACGGCGGTTCGTCCGCACTCGTCGATGCCGACAGCCCACAGTTCGGCTCAGTCCATCCGACGGCCGCCGATCTCACTGCAATGGACTCGATCAAGTATGCATCGCCGGTGTTACAACAACCGATCCGTCTCGAAACGGACTCCGGGGGGGCCGAGTACGTCCTTGCGGTCGGGATCGTCGGCCACCCCGAGTTCACTGAAATCGCCGACACGATGACAGCGGGGCTGACCCCCGGAGATCCCTACTACGCGAATGGAACCTGGACTGGTGAAGTCGTGCTATCGGCGGGTGCCGCGGAGTTATTATCGGCAAGCGAGGGCGACCGAGTGAACGTGACACGGCCACAGGCCGGGTCTGAGCGGAACTTTTCGGTCGTCACGGTCGACCCCGGCACCCAGTCGGGCAGTCAGTTTCCCATTGCTGTGATGCAGTTGAGCGAACTACAAGCGATCACGGGAGGAAATGTGAATGATGAAGCCGGACAGATTGTTGTGAGTTCGACCGATCCGGATATTGAGCCGATGTTGGCAAATATCTATCCACGATCTACTGTCTCGACGCGGGCAGGATTGAATGCACAGGCTGTCTTCGAAGAGGAGCTTCCACTGGCACTATCGGTAACTTCCGCTATCATCGCAATCGTCATTGGGACACTGTTTGTGATGACGACAACTGGACTGTCAGTGGCTTCGGATCGTGGGAAAATCGCAACGCTTGCAGCAATTGGGATTTCTCGGCGGACGCGATTCGGGCTGTTGGCCAGTGAGATTCTCACGATTACGGCGGTTGGTGGTGTCGTCGGTGTCGTTCTCGGGGCGGGCGGGATTCGTGTGACGAATATCGTCGCCCAGCAGACCTTGACGAGTGGCGATGTTGCATCAGCCGATCCCATCGTGATCGGCTTCGGGTTCGTGATTTCTGGTGTGATTGGTCTGCTTGTGTTGCCATATCTGGCCGTGTTGCTGTCGCGTGTCGGGCGGGCGAGGGAGGTAGGCCGGTGA
- a CDS encoding twitching motility protein PilT — MRDDEIPANPSVLNTTVLSNFAYVDQLWVVAGLSGICAVPVVRKELKHGVDDHPYLQSALDVLVDEIPVATVSDTVANREAIVGEHLDPGEAQAFALADAHDGRLLTDDGDARSFAKDQGVTVIGSVGVLLAAIDAGKIDEATADEWLSTWIDEIGYYVPYRTISDYR; from the coding sequence ATGAGAGATGACGAGATACCAGCGAATCCAAGCGTCCTGAACACGACTGTCCTCTCGAATTTTGCGTATGTAGACCAGCTGTGGGTGGTTGCAGGACTCTCTGGAATCTGTGCGGTTCCAGTCGTTCGCAAGGAACTCAAACACGGCGTTGACGATCACCCGTATCTTCAGTCGGCACTCGATGTACTCGTCGACGAAATTCCAGTCGCGACGGTTTCGGACACTGTCGCAAACAGAGAAGCCATTGTTGGTGAGCATCTCGATCCCGGGGAAGCACAGGCGTTCGCCCTTGCCGACGCACACGACGGTCGACTACTGACAGACGACGGAGATGCCCGGTCGTTTGCGAAAGACCAAGGTGTGACCGTTATCGGGTCGGTCGGCGTTCTGTTGGCCGCAATCGATGCTGGAAAGATCGATGAAGCGACTGCTGACGAGTGGCTGTCGACGTGGATCGATGAGATCGGCTACTACGTCCCCTACCGAACCATCTCGGATTACCGATGA